In Methanocaldococcus sp. FS406-22, the genomic stretch ATTTTTCTCTAAACTTTTTAAGAAGTTAGCTATCTTATTAACTAAAATCTCTGCCTCTTCTTCATTTGTAGGATATTTTACCCTCAAAATTGGAATATTTCTTCTTCTAACTAAATAAAGTGTTAGTTCATTAGTTCTTTGGCATCCGATACATCCAAATGCTATTGGAGCATCATCCATTATTATCGCTGCTTCTGCCTCTTCAATTAAAGGGCCGATTAAAGCCATTCTTCCTCTAACACCAGAAGGAACTTCTACAGCAGCATACTTTAAACCTTTTTTTGGCTCTTCATCGGTTATATTCATAGGAGGGCTATCTATCTCAGGATTTCTAACCAACTTTCCTATAACTATATTTAAGTTCAACGGCTTATGTCCAAATCTTTCAACTAAATCTGTTAATATCAAACTGTTTGGAGGATATATAAACACTTTTTTCATCCCATCACCTTGAAAATTTATTTTGGAAATGCATCCTCTGGTAAAAATTTGTATAACTCGGGTCTTCTTGAAATGGCCACAATATCTTCAAACACCCCTGCTGTAATATCAACTACACCGATAGCTCCTAAAACTTTATCCCCCTCCTTTATTGGAGTTACTATAACTGGAAGTCCTGCGTAAGGGCCTATAATGGGTGTTGCTCTAACAACTTCGCCTTTTTCAATAGCTACTTTTAACACGTAACCCTCATAGTTTGTATCTACAACCTCCCCTTTTTCTAATCTAACTCCTGGTTTATTTTTGCTCCTCATAGCCACAGGGAGTTTATTAACTAATATATGGACTGCCTGGGCAATAGGTATTAATTCCTTTGCTTCAGAATTTTCAGATATGGTTATCATAATTTCACCTAAAAATCTTTAAGTAGTAGTTCAATAATTTTAACTTTAAAAGATTATTCTATATAAACCGTTATGCTAATCTACTATAAAAGATTACTACTTATCATTAACTTTAATTTTACTTAATGCTTTGCTTATTATAGGACTTTCACAGTTTATATGCTAATTTGGAGCTTTGACGCTCAAAGAATGTTGAATATTAATAGAACGTCCATTTCTACAAAAGCCTTATATTATTAACAATTAGGTGGTAAAATGGAAAAGATTACATGTATAGGACATACTGCCCTTGATTATATTTTTAATGTAGAAAAATTTCCAGAACCGAATACTTCAATTCAAATCCCTTCAGCGAGAAAGTATTATGGTGGAGCAGCGGCAAATACAGCAGTAGGAATAAAAAAACTCGGTGTTGATTCAGAGCTTTTATCATGTGTTGGATATGATTTTAAAAACAGTGGGTATGAGAGGTATTTAAAAAATTTAGGTATAAATATTTCTAAAATTTACTATTCTGAAGAAGAAGAAACACCAAAAGCGTGGATATTTACGGATAAAGACAACAACCAAATTACTTTTTTCTTATGGGGGGCGGCTAAGCACTATAAAGAGCTAAATCCTCCAAATTTCAATACAGAGATTGTCCATATAGCTACTGGAGACCCAGAGTTTAACTTAAAATGTGCAAAAAAAGCTTATGGAAACAATTTGGTATCTTTCGACCCTGGACAGGACTTGCCTCAATACTCAAAAGACATGTTGTTGGAGATAATTGAGCACACAAACTTCTTATTTATGAATAAGCACGAATTCGAAAGGGCTTCTAAGGTACTGAATTTTGAGATTGATGACTATCTGGATAGAGTTGATGCCCTTATAGTAACAAAAGGTTCTAAGGGTAGCACAATATACACTAAAGATAAAAAAATAGAGATTCCATGTATTAAGGCAGAGAAAGTTGTAGATCCAACAGGTGCTGGAGATAGTTACAGAGCTGGATTTTTATCTGCCTATATTAAGGGTTATGATTTAGAGAAATGTGGTTTAATTGGAGCTTCAACAGCGTCTTATGTAGTTGAGGCAAAGGGATGCCAGACAAATTTACCAACATGGGATATGGTTATTGAGAGATTGGAGAAACACGGGTATAAATTATAAGTGTTTTTCAAAATATTTTAGAATATACTATTAAATTAAATTTTAATAAATCTTGAAAACACTAAAATTGAGGGATATACCATGGATATAATAGAAAGAATAAACAAATTAAAAGAAGAGAAAAACGCAATAATATTGGCTCACAACTACCAACCAAAGGAAATTCAAAAGATAGCTGATTTTTTGGGAGATTCTTTGGAATTGTGCATTAAAGCTAAAGAAACAGATGCAGATATAATAGTATTTTGTGGAGTAGATTTTATGGGTGAATCAGCAAAAATTTTAAACCCAGATAAAAAGGTTTTGATGCCAGAGATTGAAGGGACTCAATGCCCAATGGCTCATCAACTACCTCCAGAGATTATAAAAAAATATAAGGAGCTATATCCAGAGGCTCCATTGGTTGTTTATGTAAATACAACGGCAGAGACAAAAGCTTTAGCTGATATAACTTGCACATCTGCAAATGCAGATAAAGTTGTTAATTCTTTAGATGCAGATACTGTTTTATTTGGTCCAGATAATAATTTAGCTTATTATGTGCAGAAAAGAACTGATAAAGAGGTTATAGCTATTCCTGAAGGAGGGGGCTGTTATGTGCATAAAAAATTCACCATAGATGATTTAAAAAGAGTTAAAAGTAAATATCCTAAAGCAAAAGTTTTGATTCATCCAGAATGCTATCCAGAACTGCAAGATAATGCCGATTACATTGCAAGCACAAGTGGTATATTGAGGATAGTGTTGGAGTCAGATGATGATGAGTTTATAATCGGCACTGAAGTTGGAATGATAAATAGATTGGAGATAGAACTTGAAAAATTGGGCAAAGAAAAAAAGCTTATTCCATTGAGAGAGGATGCCATTTGTAATGAAATGAAAAGAATAACCTTAGAAAAGATAGAAAAATGTTTATTAGAAGAGACGTATGAAATTAAATTAAGTAGTGAAGTTATTGAAAAAGCTCGAAAAGCCATTGAAAGAATGTTAAAAATTAAGTAAGGGAGATATATGAGGGTAGAAGAAACAGAAGTTTTTAAAAAGTATTTTAAAAATTTAACTGATAGAGAAAGGGCAGTATTTGAGGGAGGGATTACATTAGGAGCTCTATTTCATCAATTTGTTGGTACTCCAGTAAGCAAATACAACAAAGAATCCTTAGAAAGGGCTATAGAAGAGGCTATGAAAAATCAGCCATGTGTTTATGATATAAAGGTAAAAATTAAAGATGTTGGAGAAAAATATGTTTCTTTAGATGGAAAGATGTTAGATGTCGATTTAAAAATTAAGATAAATAAAACAGTTGCCCATTTAAAACTTGAATACATCCCAGAGATTGACTATCCTCTCATGTACGTCAAAAAGTTTGAGGAATAAATATTTATTTTAAAACTTAATGATTATTTTAATATAGAGGGTATTGAGGTGGAGTGGATGAAAAAGTTTATTTTTGTAGTTTTACTACTTGCAGTAATTAGCTGTTCTTACTCATCAAATTTGAATTACAAATATGCAAGCTCAATTCCTATAGTATTCGTTCAATTATCTAAAATTAAAAGTATAGATGAACTTAAAGAACTCTTAGATGAAAATAATACTTTAACCATATTTTGTATGGACAGTCAGTCAATTAATAAGGACATATTATGCTACTTAGGGATAAAAAAATACACTCCATTGAAACTTCCAGATTATGGGAATTACACATATATTAATAAAAATGGGGTTATTGTAGTTTATCCAAAATACAGTGTTTATGAGGAAAATGGAGCTTTAATATATAATCCACCAAAGGAAGAGAATTATAGCAAATATGAATTTGTAAAGCCATATAAAATAAAAGTTCTAAATAATTCAAAAATCCCAAATTATGATGGATATGTATTAATAGAAAATTCAACCTTTATCCTCTACCCAAAAAAATACATAATTAGAGGAGATAATGGAGAAGTTTATTATATTCCTCCAAAAGAAAGTTCTGATAGATATTATTATAAGTACTCCTATGACCTTCCAGAAAAATACATTCCCGATTATTACGGTTATGTATTTGTTGATAACAGCAGTGTTTTCATAATATATCCAAAAAAATATATTACAAGAAATGATGATGGAGTTTTAATATTCAATCCCCCAGCAGATGTTAAAGAAGTTCCAATTTATAAAATTAATTATAAGAAAGTAGCTGATGGAGTCTATGAAATTAAGAAAAATAAACTTCTTTTTCTGTATCCTACAACTCTAAACAACAAATCAACTCTTGATATTATTGGTGAATATATCGCAAAAAATGGAGGAATTTTTGCATATATAAACAAAGTTCCACCTTATTATAAGCATATCCTTGTTTCAGGAGTCGCAATAGATAAAGTAATTCCAGATGAAAATGGAGATTATGCTATAGATGTTGCAGGAAGGAAGATTAAAGTAGATATGCTGGATAATAGTATAATAGAAAAAAAGTTGGGAGCCATAAAGGCATTGAGAGCATTTGGGATAAATGTAAGTTACATAGTGACAGGTAGCGAAGGCATAGATATTGTCGAAAAATCTAATGTTAATATGAATGAACTTGAAGATTTATATAACTACTACTGGTTTAAAAAATGGTGGCAGCAAAATTATACTCATCTATATTTCAATCCAGAAAAAATGCAAGATATTAATTGGGAAGATATACTCGCTTTAAGTTATTATCCTTTAATCTATGTGGATAAAGCACCAGAAACATTTAGAAATGACCCCATTGGTGGATACTACCCTAAGGTTATAAGTTATGAGGGAACAAAAGAGTATGGTTACTGGGAAGAAGGACCTAAAAGTGAAAATATTTATTATCACTTAGATGATGGTGAACCATACTGGGAGGGAAAAGCTAAAGAATCATCAAAATGGTATTATGAAGGAGAACCGGTTTCACCGGAAAATGAGAGCGAAATGTGGGATAAATACAAGTATTTCAACCACTGGTTTGTTAAAAATTATGCCTATGCATTAGCAAATGGTTGTCATGGGTTGTTCTTAGAAAGTTCAGATAAATACTTAATAGATGCAATTTTTGGAAAAGATAATGATGAGTTGGATTGGAAATTAGATTTAAAAGATAAGGTTGATTATGTGGTAATTCCTGGAAATAAAGGATTTGAAACATATGATGGAATCCCAATAGTCAGAATCCCTTCACCATTAAAAGAGATTTATGGGATAAATGTTGTTAGCACATTATACATTCCGCCAAAAGATGAAGACTTTGGAGTTTATATTGCAGATATTAGGAACTTTAGTGAAGATTTACTTATCAAACTAAAGGAAAATGGAACAGCAATAATATCATTCAAGGATTTGGCTAACTGGCTTGATAAGTATAATAAGAACAATATTCTATATAATGGAACTGCTATAATTATAAAAGATAATAATGGGATAAAAATCACCATATTTAAAAAGAATCTTAACGTAAGTAATTATACAGTTGAAGAATTCGACAAAGAACATTGTAAATATGTAATAGCAAATCCACCGAAAATAATTCCTTTGAACTAAAATAATTTTTGGTGATATAATGAGGATAGGTTTTTACAATATTCAAGGGGGAACTGGAAAAACTACTATTGCTGCAAATTTTGCATACCTACTCAGTCAATCAGTAAAAACAATATTGGTTGATTGTGATATATATGGAGGGACAACTGCCGTTTTATTTGGTCTTGAAGATAAGAAGCATAACCTAAATACTTATCTTGCAGGAGATTCTGCAATTGAAGATATAATATACCATTATGACGATTTGGCTATTATCCATACTGATGTTTCTTCTAAGGTTTTTGGATATAAATCTGACTTAAATAGATTCGAAACTTTAATCAAAGAATTGGATGAAGAGTATGATGTTATAGTCTATGATTTTCCACCCAACATTACTGAAGATAACCCACTGATAGGTTATGTTGGTGAATTTGAACTCGTTAATAAGGTAGTTGTAGTCGGAGAGGATAGTATCCCATCAATTGTAAATTCTCTAAAAACTATAGAACTTATAACGGACTTAAGTATAGGACTTACAGGGATAATTGTAAATAAATATAGGGGACTTACTGATATTAGTGAGATAATAGATGACGTTGTCGGGGTTCTACCCTACGACCAAAATGTAGAAAGGCAGTGGGTAGAGAGCACACCAATAGCAAAAATTAAAACAAAATTTACAAAGGAACTTACCAAATTAACTAATGAAGTAGCAAGTATATATTTAGAGAAGGATTTAGCATCATTAAGAGCTTTAAAATTAGCAAAAGCTATTTCAGAATTAACTGAAGAAGAAAAAGTTGAAAGAGACTTTGAGGACTATTTATAATAATTATAATAAAATAATAAAAATAAATATTAATAAATATTCAAATTCAAAAAAATATAAGGGATAGTGATGCTAACAAAAAGAATTATTCCATGCTTAGATATTAAAGATGGAAGGGTTGTTAAAGGAACTAAGTTTTTGAATTTGAGAGATGCTGGAGACCCCGTTGAGTTAGCCCAGTACTATGATAATGAAGGAGCTGATGAACTTGTATTTTTGGATATAACTGCTTCAGCTGAAAAGAGAGATATAATTATTGATGTTGTAGAAAGAACAGCTGAAAAGGTATTTATTCCATTAACTGTTGGTGGTGGAATTAAATCAATTGAAGATTTTAGAAGAATATTAAGGGCTGGGGCTGATAAGGTTTCAATAAATACTGCAGCAGTAAAAAATCCAGATTTAATTAAAGAAGCAAGTGAAATATTTGGTTCCCAGTGTGTTGTTGTTGCTATTGATGCTAAGAGACATTATGTTAATGAGGATGAAATAGATAAGATAAATAAAAATGTTGTTAAGGTAGAGGATGGTTATTGCTGGTTTGAGGTTTATATATACGGAGGGAGAAAAGAGACAGGTATAGATGCTATAGAATGGGCTAAAAAAGTTGAAGAATTGGGTGCTGGAGAGATTTTATTAACAAGTATAGATAAAGATGGAACAAAAAGTGGCTATGATTTGATATTAACAAAAGAGATTTCTAAAATTACAAAGCTCCCAGTTATCGCAAGTGGAGGTTGTGGAAAACCAGAGCATGTTTATGAAGCTTTTGTTTATGGAAAAGCAGATGCTGCATTAATGGCTGGAATACTGCATTATAGAGAATATACTATAGAGGAAATAAAGAGATATTGTGCTGATAGGGGAATACCTATGAGATTGTTATAACCTTTTATTTCGTCTTTATTTTTTATTTTAAAATTTTAAAGATTTTAAAACCTCATCCTTCAATATATTTAATATTTTCTTCCTATATTCAAGAAATTCTATACTTGTTCTATCTCTTGGTCTCTCCAAATCAATTTCAACAATCTCTTTTATCCTCCCAGGTCTTGCAGTTAAAACTACTACCCTATCTGAGAGATAAACAGCCTCATCGACGCTATGAGTAACAAAAAATATAGTCTTCTTTTCTTTTTCCCATATTTTTAATAATTCGTTCTGCAAGATATTCCTTGTTTGTGCATCCAATGCAGCGAAAGGCTCATCCATTAAAACAATCTCTGGGTTATTTGCCAAAGTTCTTGCTATTGCAACTCTCTGTTGCATTCCTCCACTTAGCTGATAAGGATAGGC encodes the following:
- a CDS encoding DUF2111 domain-containing protein, translating into MITISENSEAKELIPIAQAVHILVNKLPVAMRSKNKPGVRLEKGEVVDTNYEGYVLKVAIEKGEVVRATPIIGPYAGLPVIVTPIKEGDKVLGAIGVVDITAGVFEDIVAISRRPELYKFLPEDAFPK
- a CDS encoding methanogenesis marker 5 protein, producing MKKVFIYPPNSLILTDLVERFGHKPLNLNIVIGKLVRNPEIDSPPMNITDEEPKKGLKYAAVEVPSGVRGRMALIGPLIEEAEAAIIMDDAPIAFGCIGCQRTNELTLYLVRRRNIPILRVKYPTNEEEAEILVNKIANFLKSLEKNQEKLKK
- a CDS encoding MinD/ParA family protein, whose product is MRIGFYNIQGGTGKTTIAANFAYLLSQSVKTILVDCDIYGGTTAVLFGLEDKKHNLNTYLAGDSAIEDIIYHYDDLAIIHTDVSSKVFGYKSDLNRFETLIKELDEEYDVIVYDFPPNITEDNPLIGYVGEFELVNKVVVVGEDSIPSIVNSLKTIELITDLSIGLTGIIVNKYRGLTDISEIIDDVVGVLPYDQNVERQWVESTPIAKIKTKFTKELTKLTNEVASIYLEKDLASLRALKLAKAISELTEEEKVERDFEDYL
- the mptD gene encoding dihydroneopterin aldolase, which codes for MRVEETEVFKKYFKNLTDRERAVFEGGITLGALFHQFVGTPVSKYNKESLERAIEEAMKNQPCVYDIKVKIKDVGEKYVSLDGKMLDVDLKIKINKTVAHLKLEYIPEIDYPLMYVKKFEE
- the nadA gene encoding quinolinate synthase is translated as MDIIERINKLKEEKNAIILAHNYQPKEIQKIADFLGDSLELCIKAKETDADIIVFCGVDFMGESAKILNPDKKVLMPEIEGTQCPMAHQLPPEIIKKYKELYPEAPLVVYVNTTAETKALADITCTSANADKVVNSLDADTVLFGPDNNLAYYVQKRTDKEVIAIPEGGGCYVHKKFTIDDLKRVKSKYPKAKVLIHPECYPELQDNADYIASTSGILRIVLESDDDEFIIGTEVGMINRLEIELEKLGKEKKLIPLREDAICNEMKRITLEKIEKCLLEETYEIKLSSEVIEKARKAIERMLKIK
- a CDS encoding carbohydrate kinase family protein, whose translation is MEKITCIGHTALDYIFNVEKFPEPNTSIQIPSARKYYGGAAANTAVGIKKLGVDSELLSCVGYDFKNSGYERYLKNLGINISKIYYSEEEETPKAWIFTDKDNNQITFFLWGAAKHYKELNPPNFNTEIVHIATGDPEFNLKCAKKAYGNNLVSFDPGQDLPQYSKDMLLEIIEHTNFLFMNKHEFERASKVLNFEIDDYLDRVDALIVTKGSKGSTIYTKDKKIEIPCIKAEKVVDPTGAGDSYRAGFLSAYIKGYDLEKCGLIGASTASYVVEAKGCQTNLPTWDMVIERLEKHGYKL
- the hisF gene encoding imidazole glycerol phosphate synthase subunit HisF — encoded protein: MLTKRIIPCLDIKDGRVVKGTKFLNLRDAGDPVELAQYYDNEGADELVFLDITASAEKRDIIIDVVERTAEKVFIPLTVGGGIKSIEDFRRILRAGADKVSINTAAVKNPDLIKEASEIFGSQCVVVAIDAKRHYVNEDEIDKINKNVVKVEDGYCWFEVYIYGGRKETGIDAIEWAKKVEELGAGEILLTSIDKDGTKSGYDLILTKEISKITKLPVIASGGCGKPEHVYEAFVYGKADAALMAGILHYREYTIEEIKRYCADRGIPMRLL